A DNA window from Pseudoalteromonas spongiae UST010723-006 contains the following coding sequences:
- the cysQ gene encoding 3'(2'),5'-bisphosphate nucleotidase CysQ has product MKEFIEPCIEIARQAGDAILDVYHQDDIQLCEKSDNTPVTKADLAANEVLLAGLKALAPNIPIMSEETPIPALSDRESWQRYWLLDPLDGTGEFVLKSGDFAVNIALVENNKPVFGVIFWPTEGVTYWAMQGVGSFKRENGEDVQLQVQKQSQLKLAVSRRQNIATVSQYIDSEFDTLPLGSCSLKACAIAEGRADAFMRIGPTGEWDTGASQIIVEMAGGKLFDAEFNPITYNQRETTENPDFIITGDQSYPWQEMIKPHKR; this is encoded by the coding sequence ATGAAAGAATTTATTGAGCCTTGTATTGAAATAGCGCGACAAGCAGGCGACGCTATTTTAGATGTATACCATCAAGATGACATTCAACTATGTGAAAAGTCAGATAACACGCCTGTAACAAAAGCAGATTTAGCGGCAAATGAGGTGCTATTAGCGGGTTTAAAAGCGCTAGCACCAAATATCCCGATTATGTCTGAAGAAACGCCAATTCCTGCGCTTTCAGACCGTGAATCGTGGCAGCGATACTGGCTGCTAGATCCGCTAGATGGCACAGGTGAGTTTGTGCTTAAAAGTGGTGACTTTGCAGTAAATATTGCGCTTGTTGAAAACAATAAACCGGTGTTTGGCGTTATTTTTTGGCCAACCGAAGGGGTTACATATTGGGCGATGCAAGGTGTTGGTTCATTTAAACGTGAAAATGGCGAAGATGTTCAGCTGCAAGTTCAAAAGCAATCTCAATTAAAGTTAGCTGTCAGTAGGCGACAAAATATTGCAACGGTAAGTCAGTACATTGACTCAGAGTTTGATACTTTGCCATTAGGTTCGTGCTCATTAAAAGCGTGTGCAATCGCTGAAGGACGTGCTGATGCTTTTATGCGAATAGGGCCAACTGGAGAGTGGGACACTGGCGCATCACAAATAATTGTGGAAATGGCAGGTGGTAAGCTTTTTGATGCGGAATTCAATCCTATTACCTATAACCAGCGCGAAACAACTGAAAACCCTGACTTTATTATTACGGGCGATCAAAGTTACCCTTGGCAAGAAATGATCAAACCGCATAAGCGTTGA
- the yrfG gene encoding GMP/IMP nucleotidase: MLNWQEIDTVLFDMDGTLLDLHFDNHYWLELIPQKLAEKHGITKQQAFAQLSEKYQQVEGQIQWYCLDYWQQELDLPIVELKQEIKHLISIREDVPDFLKALKEAGKKLILLTNAHPDSLSLKIEQTAFDVHLDALISTHEFGVSKESQRLWQQVEQQLGFDKTRTLFVDDSLPVLDAAKQYGIKHLLAVANPDSTKATRTIDNYLSIEDYRTLLPIT, from the coding sequence ATGTTAAATTGGCAGGAAATCGATACCGTTTTATTTGATATGGACGGCACATTATTAGACCTTCATTTCGATAACCATTATTGGCTTGAACTAATCCCACAAAAACTTGCAGAAAAACACGGTATCACTAAACAACAAGCGTTTGCACAGCTGTCAGAAAAATACCAACAAGTGGAAGGACAAATACAGTGGTATTGCTTAGATTATTGGCAGCAGGAACTCGATTTGCCAATTGTCGAGTTAAAGCAAGAAATTAAGCACTTAATTAGCATTCGAGAAGACGTGCCTGACTTTTTAAAAGCGCTTAAAGAGGCCGGTAAAAAACTTATTTTACTGACCAATGCGCATCCAGATAGCCTGTCACTCAAAATTGAACAAACAGCTTTTGATGTGCATTTAGATGCGCTTATTTCAACCCATGAGTTTGGCGTAAGTAAAGAATCTCAGCGCTTGTGGCAACAAGTGGAGCAACAACTTGGCTTTGATAAAACCAGAACTTTATTTGTTGATGACAGCTTGCCTGTGCTTGATGCGGCAAAACAGTATGGTATTAAACATCTTCTTGCGGTTGCAAACCCAGATTCCACCAAAGCAACCCGCACTATTGATAACTACTTATCAATTGAAGACTACCGCACTTTACTGCCAATAACTTAA
- a CDS encoding GNAT family N-acetyltransferase, which yields MEKVQAYLANGICFAAVIDNTVTAACIFQRRSHTSIELMNIAVQPTHQAQGIGSKLLAYAIAEIKYKGVEIIELGTGTFGHQLSFYQKLGFRVESVIKNHFLDNYPEPIFENGIQHKDMLRLTLCLKGIS from the coding sequence ATTGAAAAAGTACAGGCATATTTAGCAAATGGCATCTGCTTTGCCGCAGTTATCGATAATACTGTAACTGCTGCTTGTATCTTTCAACGACGCTCACACACCTCTATTGAACTAATGAATATTGCGGTGCAACCAACTCATCAAGCGCAGGGGATCGGTTCTAAGTTGCTGGCATATGCGATTGCCGAGATAAAATACAAAGGCGTTGAAATTATTGAATTAGGCACTGGAACTTTTGGTCATCAACTTAGCTTTTATCAAAAATTAGGGTTTCGTGTTGAAAGTGTGATTAAAAACCACTTTTTAGACAACTACCCTGAGCCAATTTTCGAAAATGGAATTCAGCACAAAGATATGCTTAGACTAACGCTTTGTTTGAAAGGTATTTCATAG
- a CDS encoding YheU family protein, which produces MIVPIEQIDPDTLTNLIKEFVLREGTDYGEEEAALNLKVEQVRAQLKTGTAVLVFSELHETINIMPASDFESHPDYE; this is translated from the coding sequence ATGATCGTTCCGATTGAACAAATTGACCCAGATACTCTGACTAATTTAATTAAAGAATTTGTTCTGCGAGAAGGCACTGACTACGGTGAAGAAGAGGCAGCACTCAACTTAAAAGTTGAGCAAGTGAGAGCACAGCTCAAAACTGGCACAGCGGTATTAGTATTTTCTGAATTACACGAAACAATTAATATTATGCCAGCCAGTGACTTTGAATCACACCCAGATTATGAATAG
- a CDS encoding dUTP diphosphatase, which yields MSANVNKICTMLEMQNAMNTKVHAEWFNQGFEWYRAIWVECAEMLDHYGWKWWKKQTPDTEQVILELVDIFHFGLSLRIDGETSYQELAEQLTAELEKPTQADDFKQTLELLAASAVANKTFDAAAFAGCMAQIGMDIDDLYRGYVGKNTLNFFRQDHGYKDGSYIKMWNGQEDNEHLVEVVKSLDINQENFAELVYKGLEARYPA from the coding sequence ATGTCTGCCAATGTAAACAAAATTTGCACTATGCTAGAGATGCAAAACGCGATGAATACTAAAGTCCATGCCGAATGGTTTAATCAGGGATTTGAGTGGTATCGTGCGATTTGGGTTGAGTGTGCTGAAATGCTAGATCACTACGGTTGGAAGTGGTGGAAGAAACAAACACCTGACACTGAACAAGTAATTCTTGAGCTGGTAGATATTTTCCATTTTGGTTTATCGCTTCGAATCGATGGCGAAACAAGTTATCAAGAGTTAGCAGAGCAATTAACTGCTGAGCTAGAAAAGCCAACTCAAGCTGATGATTTTAAGCAAACACTTGAGCTACTTGCTGCAAGTGCCGTAGCAAACAAGACATTTGATGCGGCTGCATTTGCCGGGTGTATGGCGCAAATTGGCATGGATATCGACGATTTATATCGTGGTTATGTTGGTAAAAACACACTTAACTTTTTCCGCCAAGATCATGGCTATAAAGATGGCAGCTACATTAAAATGTGGAACGGTCAAGAAGATAACGAACACTTAGTTGAAGTAGTTAAATCACTCGACATTAATCAAGAAAACTTTGCTGAGCTGGTATACAAAGGCTTAGAGGCTCGCTACCCAGCGTAA
- a CDS encoding DNA-J related domain-containing protein — MNSNFEALSLTLQQAILVTLLQCSNCKLNALFSQLKQQKLLHTLDSNPEQNLFKQNFLVMNALFNLQHDAKELGYSLIIESINIKLVKYQENQVTNHNPALSEYYLDFNNIAISNDEINKLLDNFWQYYAEHSTITSDDLTTAFNTLGLARDANLKQIKRAWYKIALASHPDKQNNQHTSDYITANHAYQLLVKHFTQSK, encoded by the coding sequence TTGAATAGCAACTTTGAAGCACTCTCATTAACACTACAACAAGCTATTTTAGTAACGCTTTTGCAATGCTCGAATTGCAAACTCAACGCGCTTTTTAGCCAATTGAAGCAACAAAAGCTACTGCACACCCTAGATTCAAACCCAGAGCAAAACCTGTTTAAGCAAAACTTTCTGGTAATGAATGCCCTATTCAACCTTCAACATGATGCAAAAGAGTTAGGGTATAGTTTAATTATTGAATCAATCAATATAAAGCTTGTTAAGTATCAAGAAAACCAAGTCACAAATCATAACCCTGCGCTTTCAGAGTATTATTTAGACTTTAACAATATCGCTATCTCAAACGATGAAATAAACAAGTTACTGGATAACTTTTGGCAGTACTACGCTGAACATAGCACAATAACATCAGATGATTTAACTACTGCATTTAACACGCTTGGCTTAGCTCGTGACGCTAATTTGAAACAGATAAAGCGTGCTTGGTATAAAATTGCACTCGCATCACATCCAGATAAACAAAATAACCAGCATACTAGCGACTACATTACAGCAAACCATGCCTATCAGTTACTGGTAAAACATTTCACGCAAAGTAAGTAA
- a CDS encoding dipeptidase, translating into MKYLIKTSLIASAIMATFTAGATQYTASEKAVKLAQENLLIDTHIDVPYRIYHKWDDVSKATEGGDFDYPRGVKGGLNVPFMSIYIPANLEFEGKGKSYQLANQLIDGMEALAQRAPDKFAIATSTADVEAQFKQGLMSLAMGMENGSPMEGEMANLKHFFDRGVRYITLAHSQSNHISDSSYDIRRKWKGLSPFGKDLVKEMNKIGMLIDVSHISDDAFYQVMELSEVPVIASHSSLRKYTPGFERNMDDKMLLALKENGGVIQINFGSSFVTSAAGAWGDKMKAARKQAKETFGENSSQVKDFRKAYSAKNPYPFASLEQVLNHIDHVVKLIGIDYVGIGSDYDGVGDSLPIGLKDVASYPNLVQGLLDRGYSDKDIIKLLGGNTMRVWREAESYAKKH; encoded by the coding sequence ATGAAATATCTAATAAAAACAAGCTTAATCGCAAGTGCCATAATGGCAACCTTCACAGCAGGTGCAACCCAATACACAGCATCAGAAAAAGCAGTAAAACTCGCACAGGAGAACTTATTAATCGACACCCATATCGATGTACCTTACCGCATTTACCACAAATGGGATGATGTCTCAAAAGCCACGGAAGGTGGTGATTTTGACTATCCTAGAGGTGTCAAAGGCGGTTTAAATGTGCCTTTTATGTCGATTTACATTCCAGCAAACCTCGAATTTGAAGGCAAAGGGAAAAGTTATCAACTAGCCAATCAATTAATTGATGGCATGGAAGCATTAGCACAACGTGCACCGGATAAGTTTGCTATTGCAACCAGTACTGCCGACGTTGAAGCACAGTTTAAGCAAGGATTAATGTCACTTGCTATGGGTATGGAAAACGGCTCGCCAATGGAAGGGGAAATGGCAAACCTAAAGCATTTCTTTGACCGTGGTGTGCGTTACATTACCCTTGCGCACTCACAAAGCAACCATATTTCTGACTCGTCCTATGATATTCGTCGTAAGTGGAAGGGGTTAAGCCCGTTTGGCAAAGATCTAGTAAAAGAAATGAATAAAATCGGCATGCTGATTGATGTTTCGCATATTTCAGACGATGCGTTTTATCAGGTTATGGAATTATCTGAAGTGCCAGTGATTGCATCGCACTCATCACTGCGTAAATATACACCGGGTTTTGAGCGCAATATGGATGACAAAATGCTGCTTGCTCTCAAAGAAAACGGCGGTGTTATTCAGATTAACTTTGGTTCAAGCTTTGTAACCTCTGCAGCGGGTGCGTGGGGCGATAAAATGAAAGCGGCACGTAAACAGGCCAAAGAGACTTTCGGCGAAAATAGTTCACAAGTAAAAGATTTCAGAAAAGCATACAGTGCTAAAAACCCATACCCGTTTGCAAGTTTAGAGCAAGTGCTGAATCATATTGACCATGTAGTAAAACTAATTGGTATTGATTACGTTGGTATTGGTTCTGACTACGACGGCGTTGGTGACTCACTGCCGATCGGTTTGAAAGACGTAGCAAGCTACCCTAACCTAGTGCAAGGTTTATTAGATCGCGGTTACTCTGATAAAGATATTATTAAGTTATTAGGCGGTAACACAATGCGTGTTTGGCGCGAAGCCGAAAGCTACGCTAAAAAGCACTAA
- the nudE gene encoding ADP compounds hydrolase NudE, whose translation MAENKGLTLPQITNVTEVSHSKLFTVEAMDLTFSNGVKRQYERVKGGGRGAVLVVPVDSENNLILVREYCAGTHDYQLGFPKGLIDPGETAVQAGNRELKEEAGFGAKQLAELKLVSLAPSYFNAKMHILLAQDLYPEKLEGDEPEPLEVIKWPLSDWQTLLQQTDFTEARSVAALLLAKQYLS comes from the coding sequence ATGGCCGAGAATAAAGGATTAACACTCCCCCAAATTACAAACGTTACCGAGGTGTCGCACAGTAAATTATTTACGGTAGAAGCGATGGACTTAACGTTTTCAAATGGCGTTAAAAGGCAATATGAAAGGGTAAAAGGCGGGGGGCGAGGTGCGGTGCTTGTAGTGCCTGTGGATAGTGAAAATAATCTAATTTTAGTGCGAGAGTACTGTGCTGGTACCCATGACTATCAACTCGGGTTCCCAAAAGGTCTAATTGATCCTGGTGAAACTGCGGTGCAAGCTGGTAATCGTGAGCTAAAAGAAGAGGCTGGATTTGGTGCAAAGCAACTTGCTGAGCTAAAGTTAGTATCGTTAGCCCCGAGTTATTTTAACGCCAAAATGCACATATTGTTGGCGCAAGATTTATACCCCGAGAAGTTAGAAGGGGATGAACCTGAACCACTTGAAGTTATTAAGTGGCCATTAAGCGATTGGCAAACACTATTACAGCAAACCGACTTTACCGAAGCGCGCAGCGTTGCTGCACTATTATTAGCAAAACAGTATTTATCTTAA
- a CDS encoding fatty acid cis/trans isomerase, giving the protein MKKFVVLFFIIVVSGCTALAVNNWHNKYGKPAVKQRIVAHHSSDGHFYQSAVKPVLESRCVVCHGCYDAPCQLKLTSAAGIDRGISKELVYDGTRLVAAKPHRLFIDADSTSEWRELGFSPVLNEYPESPANNLAASLLYNTLLVKKSNPLPQVAQLGDEYDFSLDRTATCASIESYQQVAEHQPSLGMPYGFPAIDDSEFNVLQHWLMQGAKMTNLAPVDQFTAQQVEKWEAFLNQAPAKHQLMARYIYEHWFLTNIYFSNAKEQHFYKLVRSTTPPGEPIDVIATRRPFDEPNVARVYYRLQRNQASILAKNHIPLALNNKELARLHQLFIATDYTVSELPSYAVDVASNPFKSFAQIPTEVKYQFLLDHSQTIIMGFIKGPVCRGQVALNVINDHFWVAFVEPKRVANANMDEFFHQVDDLLAMPAEEQSNALPISSWVKYARLQAKFLARKTAKMNESFAGGKGLDMSLLWQGEGHNDNAALTIFRHFDSATVVKGLVGQAPKTMWVLDYSLFERIHYLLVAGFDVYGNVGHQLVTRLYMDFLRMEGEQNFLAFLPLEERKKLRNHWYRKAPKNLVEHLESNAQFNQETGIKYQTNAPKTELYSNIKQHLSAVLNTRHELANDEISQALGELNSLPNAAVQQLAQISFILVKQQGQHKAFSLLHHNAHFNISSLLNEGAQRAPREDTASLVNGFIGDYPAVLFYLEQHQVNEFVTQFSKVKTEKDYIQLKAQFAIRRTHPDFWRYSDILHKTAKQNLQIEYGIFDYNRFENK; this is encoded by the coding sequence ATGAAAAAGTTCGTTGTTTTATTTTTCATAATTGTGGTTTCTGGCTGTACAGCTTTGGCGGTCAATAACTGGCATAACAAATATGGCAAACCTGCAGTAAAACAACGAATAGTTGCGCATCATAGCAGTGATGGGCACTTTTATCAGAGTGCGGTAAAACCCGTATTAGAAAGCCGTTGTGTGGTGTGTCACGGCTGTTATGATGCGCCTTGCCAGTTAAAGTTAACATCGGCAGCCGGTATTGATCGCGGCATTAGCAAAGAACTCGTTTACGATGGTACGCGATTAGTCGCAGCAAAGCCGCATCGATTATTTATTGATGCCGATTCAACGTCTGAATGGCGAGAACTTGGTTTTTCACCGGTTTTAAACGAATACCCCGAGTCACCTGCGAACAACCTTGCAGCAAGTTTGCTCTATAATACATTACTTGTAAAAAAATCAAACCCTTTGCCACAAGTGGCGCAGCTTGGTGATGAATATGATTTTTCGCTAGATAGAACGGCGACCTGTGCCAGCATTGAAAGCTATCAGCAAGTCGCTGAGCATCAACCATCACTGGGTATGCCATATGGTTTTCCTGCCATTGATGATAGTGAATTTAACGTGCTGCAGCATTGGTTAATGCAGGGCGCAAAAATGACCAATTTAGCGCCGGTGGATCAGTTTACTGCACAGCAGGTTGAAAAGTGGGAAGCATTTTTAAACCAAGCACCTGCTAAGCATCAACTTATGGCGCGCTATATTTATGAGCACTGGTTTTTAACAAATATTTATTTCAGTAACGCTAAAGAGCAGCATTTTTATAAGCTGGTGCGTTCGACAACACCACCGGGCGAACCAATTGATGTAATTGCAACACGCAGGCCATTTGATGAGCCAAATGTGGCGCGCGTGTATTATCGCTTACAGCGCAATCAAGCCAGCATATTGGCGAAAAACCATATTCCATTAGCACTGAATAACAAAGAGTTAGCGCGATTACATCAGCTGTTTATTGCAACCGATTATACCGTGTCGGAATTGCCTAGCTACGCAGTAGATGTTGCCTCCAACCCATTTAAAAGCTTTGCTCAGATCCCGACCGAAGTGAAATACCAATTTTTACTCGACCATTCTCAAACCATTATTATGGGCTTTATTAAAGGGCCGGTTTGTCGTGGCCAAGTGGCGCTAAATGTAATTAATGATCACTTTTGGGTGGCATTTGTTGAACCCAAACGTGTTGCCAATGCCAATATGGATGAGTTTTTTCATCAAGTAGATGATTTATTGGCAATGCCGGCAGAGGAACAAAGTAATGCGCTGCCAATTAGCAGTTGGGTTAAATATGCCAGATTACAAGCTAAGTTTTTAGCGCGCAAAACAGCGAAAATGAATGAGTCGTTTGCTGGTGGCAAAGGGCTTGATATGTCGCTGCTATGGCAAGGTGAAGGGCATAATGATAATGCCGCACTGACTATTTTCCGTCATTTTGATAGTGCCACTGTAGTTAAAGGGTTAGTTGGGCAAGCACCAAAAACCATGTGGGTACTTGATTACAGCTTATTTGAACGCATTCATTATTTGCTGGTGGCTGGATTTGATGTGTACGGTAACGTTGGGCATCAGTTGGTAACACGCCTATATATGGACTTTTTACGCATGGAAGGAGAGCAAAATTTCTTAGCGTTTTTGCCATTAGAAGAGCGTAAAAAATTACGTAATCATTGGTATCGAAAAGCGCCTAAAAATTTAGTTGAGCATTTAGAGTCTAATGCCCAGTTTAACCAAGAAACAGGCATTAAATATCAAACTAATGCGCCAAAGACGGAACTTTATAGCAATATTAAGCAGCACTTGTCAGCGGTGTTAAACACGCGACATGAGCTGGCAAATGATGAAATTAGCCAGGCACTTGGGGAGCTTAATTCGCTGCCAAATGCGGCAGTGCAGCAACTTGCACAAATCTCGTTTATTTTAGTTAAGCAACAAGGCCAGCATAAAGCCTTTAGTCTGCTGCATCATAATGCACACTTTAATATTTCAAGCTTACTTAATGAAGGTGCGCAGCGTGCACCGCGCGAAGACACAGCAAGTTTGGTAAATGGTTTTATTGGTGATTACCCTGCGGTGCTGTTTTATCTTGAGCAGCATCAGGTGAATGAGTTTGTAACGCAATTTAGCAAGGTGAAAACAGAGAAAGACTACATTCAGCTCAAAGCTCAGTTCGCAATTAGGCGTACACATCCCGATTTTTGGCGTTATAGCGACATTCTGCATAAAACAGCCAAACAGAATTTACAAATTGAATACGGAATCTTTGATTACAATCGTTTTGAGAACAAATAG